In a single window of the Veillonella sp. genome:
- the rnc gene encoding ribonuclease III, translating into MVAVEAHKSKMTQAREESLHGLVARLDIPVSDISILDCAFTHTSYANEHKSKHINHNQRLEFLGDAVLDLIIGEYLFKTYPDMAEGDLTKIKAATVCEDSLASVSRSLQLGQYLLLGHGERASGGNDRNSILADTFESLIGAIYISTEYQTAMDFVLKHLITYIKQALEGKRGKDYKTLLQEYVQRDGDKHIVYHLLSESGPDHAKTFHMVVEINGVTYEAGSGKSKKIAEQHAAQLTLEKLMAK; encoded by the coding sequence ATGGTAGCTGTTGAAGCGCATAAGAGTAAGATGACACAAGCTCGTGAAGAATCTCTTCATGGGCTTGTTGCTCGTTTAGACATACCTGTGTCAGATATATCCATTTTAGATTGTGCTTTTACACATACATCTTATGCGAATGAACATAAATCAAAGCATATTAATCACAATCAGCGATTAGAGTTTTTAGGCGATGCTGTTTTGGATCTTATTATTGGGGAATACCTATTTAAGACTTATCCAGACATGGCCGAAGGTGATTTGACGAAAATTAAGGCCGCTACAGTATGTGAGGATTCTTTAGCATCTGTAAGTCGTTCTTTACAATTGGGGCAATATTTATTGCTCGGTCATGGTGAGCGTGCTTCCGGTGGTAATGATCGTAACTCTATACTAGCAGATACCTTTGAGTCCCTCATTGGTGCTATTTATATTTCTACAGAATACCAAACGGCGATGGACTTCGTTTTAAAACATCTCATTACTTATATCAAGCAAGCTTTAGAAGGTAAACGGGGCAAGGATTATAAAACCTTATTACAAGAATATGTGCAACGGGATGGTGATAAACATATCGTCTATCATTTGCTCAGTGAAAGTGGTCCCGACCATGCTAAGACCTTCCATATGGTGGTCGAAATCAATGGTGTTACTTACGAGGCCGGCTCTGGTAAAAGTAAAAAAATTGCAGAACAACATGCGGCTCAATTAACGTTAGAAAAGTTAATGGCTAAATAG
- a CDS encoding elongator complex protein 3 — MKPFGMIPFFIPHVGCPYVCTFCNQSRITGQSGISHLTPDYIKATITEYVGSKRNDKFWEVAFYGGSFTAIHKELQHQLLAPASEMLKRGIIDGIRCSTRPDAVGDEAITLLQSYGVKTVELGVQSMNDDVLVDAKRGHTAQEVVDAVTRLKQRGMTVGVQLLPGLKGETWETILETAIAVVKLEPDFVRIYPVLVIENTELADQYRSGEYEPLSTEQAIKYCAFLKEWFEQHNIEVIRTGLQSTDELDSGNSLVAGPYEPAMGELVVNEQYKQRIERCIDEHLSSENLLGKQNDYNFSHFNCYHTHKVGCRFYSDSGDILMKHRIVISYPRSSTSKVRGLKNRNILYFQETYPQFSIDWCEDNTRNTVRCCIDGLQYML; from the coding sequence ATGAAACCATTTGGTATGATACCTTTTTTTATACCTCATGTAGGGTGTCCTTATGTATGTACATTTTGTAACCAGTCCCGTATTACAGGCCAATCGGGTATTAGTCACCTAACACCGGATTATATTAAAGCAACGATTACAGAGTATGTGGGAAGTAAACGAAACGATAAGTTTTGGGAAGTCGCCTTTTATGGGGGCTCCTTTACAGCTATCCATAAAGAGTTACAACATCAATTATTAGCTCCTGCTTCTGAGATGCTTAAGCGCGGCATAATTGATGGTATACGTTGTTCAACGCGGCCTGATGCTGTAGGTGACGAAGCAATTACCTTGTTACAGTCTTACGGGGTAAAAACAGTAGAACTTGGTGTGCAGTCTATGAATGACGATGTTTTAGTCGATGCTAAGCGCGGCCACACCGCACAAGAGGTAGTAGATGCTGTTACACGATTAAAGCAGCGTGGAATGACTGTAGGTGTTCAGCTTTTACCGGGATTAAAAGGTGAAACTTGGGAAACCATTCTAGAAACCGCTATTGCTGTAGTTAAACTAGAACCAGATTTTGTACGAATCTATCCTGTTCTTGTTATCGAAAATACGGAACTAGCAGATCAATATAGATCTGGTGAATATGAGCCATTAAGTACTGAGCAAGCTATTAAATATTGTGCATTCTTAAAGGAATGGTTTGAACAGCATAATATTGAAGTTATACGTACAGGATTACAAAGCACGGACGAGCTTGATTCAGGCAATAGTTTGGTAGCAGGTCCCTATGAACCTGCTATGGGTGAGCTCGTTGTAAATGAACAATATAAACAACGTATTGAAAGATGTATTGATGAACATCTTTCTTCAGAAAATTTGTTAGGAAAGCAAAATGATTACAATTTTTCTCATTTCAATTGTTACCATACCCATAAGGTAGGATGTAGATTTTATTCGGATAGTGGTGATATTTTGATGAAACATAGGATTGTAATTTCTTATCCTAGAAGCAGCACATCAAAGGTGCGAGGTCTCAAAAATCGCAATATTTTATATTTCCAAGAAACGTATCCTCAATTTAGTATAGATTGGTGTGAAGATAATACGAGAAATACTGTTCGTTGCTGTATTGATGGCCTACAATATATGTTATAA
- the smc gene encoding chromosome segregation protein SMC gives MQLLRLELKGFKSFADKTVVKFSPGMTAVIGPNGSGKSNITDAMKWVLGESNVRNLRGQKAEDIIFSGTEKRKPMSAAEVTLVFDNSDHQLDVDMAEVAITRRIYRTGESEFLINKRSCRLKDIHLLLADTGLGKDSMAIIGQNRIDAILNSKPEERRLIFEDVAGISRFKINKEDALRRIASTDRNMERVRDVMATIEEQLGPLSEKAEKTKKYMTLSRTKRDYDGALGFHNYKTSDRLLTRFENDNIAFKNEEIELQTELSKLEARRHTLQSASTKEQEQLKLWEAQYTEKQRDEERLAGHLRLLDEQLKTARRELDETSMRISELEATQKGEEQQLRILNQLIQDESAQLVEKESKLEELESNYKKAVEDVSAEQAKFQSLQSNREAFEQHQLEIVSAIETAKASIRSLESRKAESTKQCEVLKDEIGQVDSELQAARGEFDILGQQFNAISAQRQALVDGGKEAALQAREERKELQKLRTQEQRAKGRLELLAQWEEQHEGYLEGTKNILNGKGSWREHITGAVGDLFTVEDKYTTAIETALGGSVNHVVTTTARAAADGVNYLKSIQGGRVTFLPMDSVKGKPYDTPALRESCVIGTAVDCISFDNKYAHIFQYLLGRTLVVSSMDEAIGLQKKYNQQLRIVTLTGEQFQPGGSLTGGTTKRKRASVLSRKEEATSLEQELVQIEEQIHSLTASLENLEKRVEEAEKERATLDESYQHTNLLYVASETKVQNIQNQMDRKKRVLSEEEQRLAQIDIDLATTSVNLKDQEAALASLQENHGVEGNQGALMERLTVLQKIQQEAYEAFTEARLTCDTLRQTIKEREAQREQRNQSIANIVERLTPLRNLLISTTERYEVELPKAKELADRELASATAEVERLRALRDEAYDKTSTGREEMESILGEQDRLNQRYKVVQGRLVDMEGKITRHRMDCERFVEELQELGFTLEDAQALRVEGSVNDWKDEQARLMAEIAELGPVNPNAVEEYEETKERYDFLSTQLADLDTAKEQLQAVIAEMDKAMSTQLYDVLDVVGRRFQEVFSQLFGGGTAQIVLTDPDNILTGGIDFYIQPPGKKRQQLTLLSGGERALTVIALLFSFLDYRPAPFCVLDEVDAALDEANVERFSSYLNRVNKETQFIVVSHRKKTMEAAEVLQGVTMVERGVSRLLTVAFEDVKEDLA, from the coding sequence ATGCAATTACTTCGGTTAGAATTAAAGGGCTTTAAATCGTTTGCAGATAAAACGGTTGTAAAATTCTCACCAGGAATGACTGCCGTTATTGGGCCTAACGGAAGTGGTAAAAGTAATATTACGGATGCTATGAAATGGGTGTTAGGGGAATCCAATGTCCGTAACTTACGTGGTCAAAAAGCAGAGGACATTATTTTCTCTGGTACGGAAAAGCGCAAGCCTATGAGTGCTGCGGAGGTTACACTTGTATTTGACAATAGTGACCATCAATTAGATGTAGATATGGCTGAGGTTGCTATTACACGCCGTATTTATCGTACTGGTGAAAGTGAGTTCCTTATCAATAAACGCTCTTGTCGTTTAAAGGATATTCACCTTTTATTAGCTGATACAGGCCTTGGGAAAGATTCAATGGCTATTATCGGTCAAAATCGCATTGATGCTATTTTGAATTCAAAGCCTGAAGAGCGTCGTTTGATCTTTGAAGATGTAGCAGGTATTTCTCGTTTTAAAATCAATAAAGAAGATGCATTGCGTCGTATTGCTAGTACAGACCGAAACATGGAACGCGTACGCGACGTAATGGCTACTATCGAAGAACAACTAGGACCTTTGTCTGAAAAGGCGGAAAAGACTAAAAAGTATATGACCTTAAGTCGTACAAAGCGCGACTATGATGGGGCATTAGGCTTTCACAATTATAAGACCTCTGATCGTTTATTAACGCGTTTCGAAAATGATAATATTGCATTTAAGAATGAAGAGATTGAGCTTCAAACTGAATTGTCTAAATTGGAAGCGCGCCGTCATACCTTGCAATCCGCATCAACAAAAGAGCAAGAACAACTCAAGTTGTGGGAGGCTCAGTATACGGAAAAGCAACGTGATGAAGAACGTTTAGCCGGTCATTTACGTCTGTTAGACGAGCAGTTGAAGACAGCTCGTCGTGAATTAGATGAAACATCTATGCGTATTAGCGAATTAGAAGCTACGCAAAAGGGCGAAGAACAACAATTGCGCATTTTAAATCAATTGATTCAAGATGAAAGTGCTCAATTAGTAGAAAAAGAGTCTAAGCTTGAAGAGTTAGAATCTAATTATAAAAAAGCTGTTGAAGATGTAAGTGCTGAGCAAGCTAAGTTCCAGTCCTTACAGTCTAATCGAGAAGCCTTTGAGCAACATCAATTAGAAATTGTGAGTGCTATTGAAACAGCAAAGGCTAGCATTCGCAGCTTAGAATCTCGTAAGGCTGAGTCTACGAAACAATGTGAAGTTTTAAAGGATGAAATAGGTCAAGTAGATAGTGAATTACAAGCAGCTCGCGGTGAATTTGACATATTAGGCCAACAGTTTAATGCTATTTCTGCCCAACGACAAGCCCTCGTTGATGGCGGTAAAGAAGCAGCCTTACAAGCTCGTGAGGAACGCAAAGAGTTACAAAAACTTCGTACCCAAGAACAACGTGCTAAGGGCCGTTTAGAGCTCTTAGCTCAATGGGAAGAGCAGCATGAAGGTTATTTAGAAGGCACTAAGAATATTCTTAATGGTAAAGGATCTTGGCGCGAACATATTACGGGCGCCGTAGGTGATCTCTTTACGGTAGAGGACAAATATACAACAGCTATTGAAACGGCATTAGGCGGTAGTGTTAACCATGTTGTGACCACTACTGCTCGCGCTGCTGCAGATGGGGTAAATTATTTGAAATCTATCCAAGGGGGCCGCGTAACCTTCTTACCGATGGATTCCGTAAAAGGTAAGCCCTATGATACGCCAGCGTTACGTGAAAGTTGTGTTATAGGTACAGCCGTTGACTGTATTTCCTTTGATAATAAGTACGCCCATATCTTCCAATATTTATTGGGCCGTACGTTAGTCGTATCCTCTATGGATGAGGCCATTGGATTACAGAAGAAATATAATCAACAACTGCGTATCGTAACCCTTACAGGGGAACAATTCCAACCAGGTGGTTCTTTAACGGGTGGTACTACAAAGCGCAAGCGTGCCTCCGTATTAAGCCGTAAGGAAGAGGCTACTAGTCTTGAACAAGAGCTTGTACAAATTGAAGAACAAATCCATTCTTTAACAGCTAGCTTAGAAAATTTAGAAAAACGGGTTGAAGAGGCTGAAAAAGAACGAGCTACCCTTGATGAAAGCTATCAACATACGAACTTACTCTATGTAGCGAGCGAAACAAAGGTACAAAATATACAAAATCAAATGGATCGTAAGAAACGTGTCCTTTCTGAAGAAGAGCAACGTTTAGCTCAAATTGATATTGATTTAGCTACTACATCGGTTAACTTGAAAGATCAAGAAGCAGCATTGGCATCCTTACAAGAAAATCATGGTGTAGAGGGCAATCAAGGGGCCTTGATGGAGCGTTTAACTGTATTGCAAAAGATACAGCAAGAGGCGTATGAAGCTTTCACAGAGGCACGCCTCACCTGTGATACGTTGCGACAAACCATTAAGGAACGCGAAGCTCAGCGAGAACAACGTAATCAATCCATTGCTAACATTGTAGAGCGACTAACACCGTTACGTAATTTGTTAATTAGCACTACAGAGCGCTATGAAGTGGAGCTACCAAAGGCTAAAGAATTGGCAGACCGAGAATTGGCTTCTGCTACAGCGGAGGTTGAACGATTGCGTGCACTTCGCGATGAGGCTTATGATAAAACATCTACAGGACGTGAAGAGATGGAATCTATCCTCGGTGAGCAAGATCGATTGAACCAACGATATAAAGTCGTTCAAGGTCGACTCGTCGATATGGAAGGTAAGATTACACGTCATCGCATGGATTGTGAGCGCTTTGTAGAAGAACTACAAGAGTTAGGCTTTACCTTAGAAGATGCGCAGGCTCTTCGCGTTGAAGGCTCTGTAAACGATTGGAAGGATGAGCAGGCTCGCTTGATGGCAGAAATTGCCGAACTGGGCCCAGTCAATCCGAACGCTGTTGAAGAATACGAAGAAACTAAAGAGCGTTATGACTTCTTAAGTACTCAGTTAGCAGATTTAGATACAGCGAAAGAGCAATTGCAAGCGGTTATTGCTGAAATGGACAAGGCTATGAGTACACAGCTATACGATGTATTAGATGTAGTAGGTCGTAGATTCCAAGAGGTATTTAGCCAACTATTTGGTGGTGGTACGGCTCAAATTGTATTGACTGATCCAGATAATATCTTAACTGGTGGTATCGACTTTTATATTCAGCCGCCAGGGAAGAAGCGTCAACAATTGACCTTGTTATCCGGTGGAGAGCGTGCCCTTACGGTTATTGCTTTATTGTTCTCGTTCCTAGACTATCGTCCTGCGCCGTTCTGCGTGCTTGACGAAGTTGACGCAGCCCTTGATGAAGCCAATGTAGAACGATTTAGTTCTTACTTAAATCGGGTAAATAAAGAAACACAATTTATCGTAGTATCGCACCGTAAAAAGACGATGGAAGCTGCCGAAGTATTACAAGGGGTGACCATGGTTGAACGAGGCGTATCGCGATTATTAACAGTAGCATTTGAAGATGTGAAGGAGGATCTAGCATAA
- the ftsY gene encoding signal recognition particle-docking protein FtsY produces the protein MAFGFFNKIKEGLEKTRKSFVKNVETVIIGYAEIDDDFLDDLEAVMLTSDLGPKTTEYLMKEIRRGVTEGIINNTGDVMPFMEDRITEMLVDQEDEITLHHPEVILVVGVNGVGKTTTIAKLANYYTKEGKKVIIAAGDTFRAAAADQLSIWADRVGVPIVKHKEGADPAAVVYDAMEAAKARNADLVIVDTAGRLHTKVNLMEELKKMGRVANNHVEGAPHQTLLVLDGTTGQNAVSQAKLFGQAVPVNGIVVTKLDGTAKGGVVISIKEELGVPVRWIGVGEGMDDLRPFNAKEFANALFNKGMIQGDK, from the coding sequence ATGGCATTTGGATTCTTTAATAAAATCAAAGAGGGCTTAGAAAAAACTCGTAAGTCCTTTGTAAAAAATGTAGAGACAGTTATCATTGGTTATGCAGAAATTGATGATGATTTCTTAGATGATTTAGAAGCAGTTATGCTTACTAGTGATCTTGGTCCTAAAACGACAGAATATTTGATGAAAGAAATTCGTCGTGGTGTAACAGAAGGTATTATTAACAATACTGGTGATGTAATGCCATTCATGGAAGACCGCATCACAGAAATGTTAGTTGACCAAGAAGATGAAATTACACTTCACCACCCAGAGGTTATCCTTGTAGTTGGGGTAAATGGTGTTGGTAAAACTACGACCATTGCTAAGTTAGCTAACTATTACACTAAAGAAGGCAAAAAGGTTATTATCGCTGCAGGTGATACATTCCGTGCCGCTGCGGCTGATCAATTGTCTATCTGGGCAGATCGCGTAGGTGTACCTATCGTTAAACATAAAGAAGGGGCTGACCCTGCAGCTGTTGTTTACGATGCAATGGAAGCAGCTAAAGCTCGTAATGCAGACCTCGTTATTGTAGATACTGCAGGTCGTTTACACACTAAAGTTAATCTTATGGAAGAACTTAAAAAGATGGGCCGCGTAGCGAATAACCACGTAGAAGGGGCACCACATCAAACATTGCTCGTCTTAGACGGTACTACAGGTCAAAATGCAGTAAGCCAAGCTAAATTATTTGGTCAAGCAGTACCAGTAAATGGTATTGTTGTGACTAAGCTTGATGGCACAGCAAAAGGTGGCGTAGTTATCTCTATTAAAGAGGAATTAGGCGTACCTGTTCGCTGGATCGGCGTTGGCGAAGGCATGGATGACTTGCGTCCATTTAATGCGAAAGAATTTGCTAATGCACTATTTAATAAAGGAATGATTCAAGGTGACAAATAA
- the uvrB gene encoding excinuclease ABC subunit UvrB has product MKHNTYNYEGGQPFKVEAPFTPTGDQPTAIQSLTEGIERGEWAQVLLGATGTGKTFTMAKVIEAVQKPTLIIAHNKTLAAQLCSEFKSFFPNNAVEYFVSYYDFYQPEAYIPSSDTYIEKDASINDEIDKLRHSATMSLFERRDVIIVASVSCIYGLGDPEDYSELVLSLRLGQTKSRDEILSKLVDIQYTRNDMNFIRGTFRVQGDTIEIFPAAYSERAIRVELFGDEIDRLVEVDALTGEVIAERKHVAVYPASHYVTTKDKMRIAVERIEAELEEQLAKLKAADRLLEAQRLEQRTRYDIEMMQEMGYCSGIENYSRHMSERKAGEAPYTLIDYFPDDFLIMVDESHVTIPQVRAMYNGDRARKESLIEYGFRLPSALDNRPLQFDEFVERINQIVYVSATPGPYEMEVQTNVVEQIIRPTGLLDPSIEIRPIKGQMDDLLGEIHKRAAKNERVLVTTLTKKMAEDLTEFLKEMGVRVRYLHSDIVTIERAEIIRDLRAGVFDVLVGINLLREGLDMPEVSLVAILDADKEGFLRSDTAMIQTIGRAARNVNGHVIMYADHITGSMQRAIDETDRRRAVQEAYNIEHNITPKSVSKDVKELIELTKIEEDMVTDGKDFSPKKGKKKSSTTGMDHGHEPYVQDISSPKVADITPEELFNKIEELDRQMKAAAKQLEFEKAAKLRDQLGELRQQWSDMHSAGESKLKKPASTKGRKRTSSKSK; this is encoded by the coding sequence ATGAAACATAATACATATAATTACGAAGGGGGCCAACCATTTAAAGTGGAGGCGCCCTTTACGCCTACAGGGGACCAACCAACTGCGATTCAGTCTTTAACAGAAGGCATTGAACGCGGTGAATGGGCCCAAGTTTTGCTCGGTGCCACTGGTACAGGTAAAACCTTCACAATGGCTAAGGTTATCGAGGCAGTTCAAAAGCCAACTCTGATTATTGCTCATAATAAAACCTTAGCTGCCCAGCTATGTAGTGAGTTTAAAAGCTTCTTCCCTAATAATGCGGTAGAATACTTTGTGTCTTACTATGATTTCTATCAGCCAGAAGCGTACATTCCTTCTAGCGATACGTATATCGAGAAAGATGCGTCTATTAATGATGAAATCGATAAACTGCGACATAGCGCTACGATGAGCCTCTTTGAGCGCCGCGATGTGATTATCGTTGCCTCTGTTAGCTGTATTTACGGCTTAGGTGACCCTGAGGACTACTCTGAACTCGTGTTGTCTTTGCGCTTAGGTCAGACGAAATCTCGCGATGAAATTCTGTCTAAACTCGTGGATATTCAATATACGAGAAATGATATGAACTTTATCCGCGGTACCTTCCGTGTACAAGGGGATACTATTGAGATTTTCCCTGCTGCGTATAGTGAAAGAGCCATTCGAGTGGAGCTCTTCGGCGACGAAATCGATCGCCTCGTTGAGGTAGATGCTTTGACTGGTGAAGTGATTGCTGAACGCAAGCACGTTGCGGTCTATCCAGCATCTCACTATGTAACAACGAAAGATAAGATGCGTATTGCTGTAGAGCGTATTGAGGCTGAGTTAGAAGAACAGTTAGCTAAGTTGAAAGCTGCTGACCGTCTATTGGAGGCTCAACGTCTTGAACAGCGTACCCGTTACGATATAGAAATGATGCAAGAAATGGGCTATTGCTCAGGCATCGAAAACTATTCCCGCCACATGTCTGAACGTAAGGCTGGAGAGGCACCATACACATTGATAGACTATTTCCCAGATGACTTCCTCATCATGGTGGACGAGTCTCATGTAACCATTCCTCAAGTACGTGCCATGTACAATGGTGACCGTGCACGTAAAGAATCACTCATCGAATATGGCTTCCGTCTGCCGTCTGCGCTTGATAATAGACCGCTTCAATTCGATGAATTCGTGGAGCGTATCAATCAAATTGTTTATGTATCGGCAACGCCTGGTCCATACGAAATGGAAGTACAAACGAATGTGGTAGAGCAAATTATTCGTCCTACCGGTCTACTTGATCCATCCATTGAGATTCGTCCTATTAAGGGACAAATGGATGATTTACTCGGTGAAATTCATAAGCGTGCAGCTAAGAATGAACGTGTTCTCGTTACGACCTTAACGAAGAAGATGGCAGAGGACTTAACAGAGTTCTTGAAGGAAATGGGCGTCCGTGTTCGTTACCTTCATTCAGATATCGTTACCATTGAGCGTGCTGAGATTATTCGTGATTTACGGGCCGGTGTCTTTGATGTACTGGTTGGTATTAATTTGCTCCGTGAAGGCTTAGATATGCCAGAAGTTTCTTTAGTAGCTATCTTAGATGCAGATAAGGAAGGTTTCTTACGTTCTGATACGGCTATGATTCAAACTATCGGGCGTGCCGCTCGTAATGTGAATGGTCACGTTATCATGTATGCAGACCATATAACAGGTTCTATGCAGCGCGCCATTGATGAAACAGATCGTCGTCGTGCCGTACAAGAGGCTTATAACATTGAACATAATATTACGCCTAAGTCTGTCTCTAAAGATGTAAAAGAGCTTATTGAGTTAACGAAAATTGAAGAAGATATGGTCACCGATGGAAAGGACTTTTCACCGAAGAAAGGGAAAAAGAAATCCTCTACAACGGGTATGGACCATGGACACGAACCATATGTACAAGATATATCTAGTCCTAAGGTGGCAGATATAACTCCGGAAGAGTTATTCAATAAAATTGAAGAGCTTGATCGTCAAATGAAGGCCGCTGCAAAGCAGCTTGAATTTGAAAAGGCTGCAAAACTTCGTGATCAATTAGGGGAACTACGTCAACAATGGTCCGATATGCATAGTGCAGGTGAAAGCAAGTTAAAAAAACCTGCATCAACTAAAGGTAGAAAGCGGACTAGCTCAAAGAGTAAATAG